A DNA window from Bradyrhizobium barranii subsp. barranii contains the following coding sequences:
- a CDS encoding HIT domain-containing protein, which translates to MTAYDPNNIFAKILRGEFSCQKVYEDEHVFAFLDIMPRVSGHTLVIPKAPARNILDIKPDDYAHVARGAHKIAAAAMKAFEADGITVQQFNEPAGGQVVFHLHMHVMPRHDGVAMLPPASRKEDVKVLEENAAKLIAALKAG; encoded by the coding sequence ATGACCGCCTACGACCCCAACAACATCTTCGCGAAGATCCTGCGCGGCGAGTTTTCCTGCCAAAAGGTCTATGAGGACGAGCATGTGTTTGCCTTCCTCGACATCATGCCGCGGGTATCGGGCCATACGCTGGTGATCCCGAAGGCCCCTGCCCGCAACATCCTCGACATCAAGCCTGACGACTACGCCCACGTCGCCCGGGGCGCGCACAAGATCGCGGCCGCTGCAATGAAGGCGTTCGAGGCCGACGGCATCACCGTGCAGCAGTTCAACGAGCCCGCCGGCGGCCAGGTGGTGTTTCATCTCCACATGCACGTGATGCCGCGCCACGACGGCGTGGCCATGCTGCCGCCCGCCAGCCGCAAGGAAGACGTCAAGGTCCTGGAAGAGAATGCGGCCAAGCTGATCGCGGCGCTGAAGGCGGGATAG
- a CDS encoding glycerophosphodiester phosphodiesterase — MRAPDWLTARPVAHRGLHDISRGVVENMPGAMQAAIAGNFSIEVDIQLSADGEAMVHHDHALGRLTEATGEVVDKTAAELKAVKFKDTDERMMSLSDLCAMVAGRVPLVIEVKSHFGGDRKLVKRMAEVLASYQGPAVGMSFDPDQVLALRELLPSRPRGIVAQRTYEDEYWAKLTQAQRDSMLYLRHGFQTQPHFVAFKVDHLPAPAPWIARNVLGCALLGWTVRTPEQRTRVGQYADQMIFEGFVP, encoded by the coding sequence TTGCGCGCTCCTGATTGGCTGACAGCCCGGCCGGTCGCCCATCGCGGCCTGCATGACATTTCCCGCGGTGTCGTCGAGAACATGCCGGGCGCGATGCAGGCGGCGATCGCAGGCAATTTCTCGATCGAGGTCGACATCCAGCTCTCCGCCGACGGCGAGGCCATGGTGCACCATGACCACGCGCTCGGCCGCCTCACCGAGGCCACCGGCGAGGTGGTCGATAAGACCGCGGCCGAGCTAAAGGCGGTCAAGTTCAAGGACACGGACGAGCGGATGATGTCGCTGTCCGATCTCTGCGCCATGGTCGCCGGGCGCGTGCCGCTGGTGATCGAGGTGAAGAGCCATTTTGGCGGCGACCGCAAGCTGGTGAAGCGGATGGCCGAGGTGCTGGCGTCCTATCAGGGGCCCGCCGTCGGCATGTCGTTCGATCCCGACCAGGTGCTGGCGCTGCGTGAGCTGTTGCCGTCCCGCCCGCGCGGCATCGTTGCGCAGCGGACCTACGAGGACGAGTACTGGGCGAAGCTGACGCAGGCGCAGCGCGACAGCATGCTGTATCTGCGCCACGGCTTTCAGACCCAGCCGCATTTCGTCGCCTTCAAGGTCGACCACCTGCCGGCCCCCGCCCCCTGGATCGCCCGCAACGTCCTCGGCTGTGCCCTGCTCGGCTGGACCGTGCGCACCCCGGAGCAGCGGACGCGGGTCGGACAATATGCGGATCAGATGATCTTTGAGGGGTTCGTGCCGTAG
- a CDS encoding AzlD domain-containing protein codes for MSFAQLIGDWHALVVLFVAGVVPNQIWRMLGLWFGGGIDEGSELLVWVRAVATAILAGVIAQIVVDPPGALASVPDVLRYGAVGAGLVAFLLTRRSIFAGVVTGEVFMLAGKWWLG; via the coding sequence ATGAGCTTTGCGCAGCTCATCGGCGACTGGCACGCACTCGTCGTGCTGTTCGTTGCGGGCGTTGTTCCCAACCAGATATGGCGCATGCTGGGCCTGTGGTTCGGCGGCGGCATCGACGAGGGCTCGGAGCTGCTGGTCTGGGTGAGGGCGGTCGCCACCGCCATCCTGGCCGGCGTCATCGCCCAGATCGTGGTGGACCCGCCGGGGGCGCTCGCCAGCGTGCCGGACGTCTTGCGCTATGGCGCGGTCGGCGCAGGCCTCGTCGCCTTCCTGCTGACCCGCCGCTCGATCTTCGCAGGCGTGGTGACAGGCGAAGTCTTCATGCTGGCCGGAAAGTGGTGGTTAGGCTAA
- a CDS encoding PleD family two-component system response regulator has protein sequence MSARILVVDDVPANVKLLEARLSAEYFDVMTASNGTEALALASRAECDIILLDVMMPDMDGFEVCRRLKTDPATHHIPVVMVTALDSPADRNRGLEAGADDFLTKPVSDVVLIARVRSLTRLKMMTDELRMRAITSLEIGMQAPERSAVADTGRGGRILLVDDRQSSYERLATILAAEHTIDVEPNPTEALFHAAEGNYDLLIVSLDLNNFDGLRLCSQARSLERTRHVPILAIADPENSTRLLRGLEIGVNDYLLRPIDKTELLARARTQIRRRRYTDHLRDNVQNSIEMAITDALTGLHNRRYMESHLATLADQASTRGKPLALMILDIDYFKSINDNYGHDAGDDVLREFAVRVRKSIRGIDLACRYGGEEFVIVMPETDLHVAGMVAERLRRSIAGEPFAVHKGTKRIEVTISIGLTTLEQKGEAVADVLKRADTALYRAKHDGRNRVVSQAA, from the coding sequence GTGTCCGCGCGTATCCTGGTTGTCGATGACGTTCCCGCTAACGTCAAACTCCTCGAAGCTCGCCTGTCCGCCGAATATTTCGACGTTATGACCGCCTCGAACGGCACCGAGGCGCTGGCGCTGGCCAGCCGCGCCGAATGCGACATCATCCTGCTCGACGTGATGATGCCCGACATGGACGGCTTTGAAGTCTGCCGCCGTCTGAAGACCGATCCGGCGACGCACCACATCCCCGTCGTGATGGTCACCGCGCTCGACAGTCCCGCCGACCGCAATCGCGGGCTGGAAGCCGGCGCCGACGATTTCCTGACAAAACCCGTCTCCGACGTCGTGCTGATCGCGCGCGTGCGCTCGCTGACGCGGCTGAAGATGATGACCGATGAGCTGCGCATGCGCGCCATCACCTCGCTCGAGATCGGCATGCAGGCGCCCGAACGCAGCGCCGTGGCCGACACCGGCCGGGGCGGCCGCATTCTGCTGGTCGACGACCGTCAGTCCTCCTATGAGCGGCTGGCGACGATCCTCGCCGCGGAGCACACCATCGACGTCGAGCCGAACCCGACAGAGGCGCTGTTCCACGCCGCCGAGGGCAATTACGATCTGCTGATCGTCTCGCTCGATCTCAACAATTTCGATGGTCTGCGGCTGTGCAGCCAGGCGCGCTCGCTGGAGCGCACGCGCCACGTGCCGATCCTGGCGATCGCGGACCCCGAGAACTCGACGCGGCTGCTCCGCGGCCTCGAGATCGGCGTCAACGACTATTTGCTGCGCCCGATCGACAAGACCGAGCTGCTGGCCCGCGCCCGCACGCAGATCCGCCGCCGCCGTTACACCGATCATTTGCGCGACAACGTGCAGAACTCGATCGAGATGGCGATCACGGACGCGCTCACCGGCCTGCACAATCGCCGCTACATGGAGAGCCATCTGGCGACGCTCGCTGACCAAGCCTCGACCCGCGGCAAGCCCCTGGCGCTGATGATTCTGGACATCGACTATTTCAAGTCGATCAACGACAACTACGGCCATGATGCCGGCGACGACGTGCTGCGCGAGTTCGCGGTGCGCGTGCGCAAGTCGATCCGCGGCATCGACCTGGCCTGCCGCTACGGCGGCGAGGAGTTCGTCATCGTGATGCCGGAGACCGATCTCCACGTCGCCGGCATGGTCGCCGAGCGCCTGCGCCGTTCGATCGCGGGCGAGCCGTTCGCCGTCCACAAGGGCACCAAGCGCATCGAGGTCACGATCTCGATCGGCCTCACCACGCTGGAGCAGAAGGGCGAGGCGGTCGCCGACGTCCTCAAGCGCGCCGACACCGCGCTCTACCGCGCCAAGCACGACGGCCGCAATCGCGTGGTGTCGCAGGCGGCGTGA
- a CDS encoding GNAT family N-acetyltransferase, with protein MASSEITLEAVPSIGEVSAEDWDACANPDKACNGHGAGTSSGPPGDSLGLSKPAYNPFVSHAFLSAIEKSGSATIRTGWGPRHLVAKVDGRVAGVVPCYLKSHSQGEYVFDRGWADAYERAGGRYYPKLQVSVPFTPATGPRLLVRDGVDRERIAETLASGLVALCGVSEASSVHVTFAREAEWKLLAGHGFLQRTDQQFHWHNEGFATFDDFLTTLNSRHRKSIKRERRDALAGGITIHWLTGSDITEDAWDAFFEFYMETGSRKWGRPYLTREFFSLIGETMSQDVLLVMARRNGRWIAGAINFIGSDTLFGRNWGAVEHHPFLHFEVCYYQAIDFAIKHGLDNVEAGAQGEHKIARGYLPRTTHSAHFIADPGLRRAIDDYLKRERAYVAEAGRELAELGPFRKGVDEAP; from the coding sequence ATGGCATCATCTGAAATCACACTCGAGGCTGTACCCTCGATTGGCGAGGTATCTGCCGAGGATTGGGACGCCTGTGCCAATCCCGACAAGGCTTGCAACGGGCATGGCGCGGGAACTTCATCCGGGCCTCCAGGCGATTCCCTCGGCCTCTCAAAACCCGCTTATAACCCGTTCGTCTCGCACGCGTTTTTATCCGCGATTGAGAAATCGGGTTCAGCAACCATCCGCACCGGCTGGGGGCCCCGGCATCTGGTGGCCAAGGTCGATGGGCGCGTCGCCGGGGTCGTGCCCTGCTATCTGAAATCGCATTCCCAAGGCGAGTACGTCTTCGACCGCGGCTGGGCGGACGCCTATGAGCGCGCAGGCGGACGGTACTATCCGAAACTCCAGGTCTCGGTTCCCTTCACCCCGGCCACAGGGCCCCGGCTGCTGGTCCGCGACGGCGTCGATCGCGAGCGCATCGCGGAGACGCTAGCGAGCGGGCTGGTGGCGCTATGCGGCGTCAGCGAGGCCTCCTCGGTGCACGTCACCTTCGCGCGCGAGGCGGAGTGGAAACTGCTCGCCGGGCACGGTTTCCTCCAGCGCACCGATCAGCAGTTCCACTGGCACAACGAGGGATTTGCGACCTTCGACGATTTCCTCACCACGCTCAATTCGCGCCACCGCAAATCGATCAAGCGCGAGCGGCGCGATGCGCTTGCCGGCGGCATCACCATCCACTGGCTCACCGGCAGCGACATCACCGAGGATGCCTGGGACGCCTTCTTCGAATTCTACATGGAGACCGGGTCGCGCAAATGGGGCCGGCCTTATCTCACGCGCGAATTCTTCTCGCTGATCGGCGAGACCATGAGCCAGGACGTGCTGCTGGTGATGGCCCGCCGCAACGGCCGCTGGATCGCTGGCGCGATCAACTTCATCGGCTCGGATACGCTGTTCGGCCGCAACTGGGGCGCGGTCGAGCATCATCCGTTCCTGCATTTCGAGGTTTGCTACTATCAGGCGATCGATTTCGCGATCAAACACGGCCTCGACAACGTCGAGGCCGGCGCGCAGGGCGAGCACAAGATCGCGCGCGGCTACCTGCCGCGGACGACCCATTCCGCCCACTTCATCGCCGATCCCGGCCTGCGCCGCGCCATCGACGATTACCTCAAGCGCGAGCGCGCCTATGTCGCCGAGGCCGGACGGGAGCTGGCCGAGCTCGGCCCGTTCCGCAAAGGCGTCGACGAGGCGCCTTGA
- a CDS encoding RidA family protein has product MAGTVEQKLAEQGIKLHEAPTPVANYVPFVRTGNLLFVSGQVCFDPAGKLIAKGKLGAGVSIEDGAAAARGCAVNLLAQVKAALGDLDKVVRVVRLGGFINSAPDFLDGPKVLNGASDLMVAAFGDKGRHARTTVGVASLPADAAVEVEGVFEVA; this is encoded by the coding sequence ATGGCGGGCACGGTCGAGCAGAAACTGGCGGAACAGGGCATCAAGCTGCACGAGGCCCCTACCCCTGTCGCCAATTACGTGCCGTTCGTGCGCACCGGTAACCTGCTGTTCGTCTCCGGCCAGGTCTGTTTCGACCCCGCCGGCAAGCTGATCGCCAAGGGCAAGCTCGGTGCCGGCGTTTCGATCGAGGACGGTGCCGCGGCGGCGCGCGGCTGCGCCGTCAACCTGCTGGCCCAGGTCAAGGCGGCGCTCGGCGACCTCGACAAGGTCGTGCGCGTGGTGCGCCTCGGCGGCTTCATCAACTCGGCGCCCGACTTCCTGGACGGGCCGAAGGTGCTCAACGGCGCCTCCGACCTGATGGTTGCCGCCTTCGGTGACAAGGGCCGCCATGCCCGCACCACCGTCGGCGTCGCCTCGCTGCCCGCGGATGCGGCGGTCGAGGTCGAAGGCGTGTTCGAGGTCGCCTGA
- a CDS encoding ACT domain-containing protein, with the protein MTGERDLDTLLRNMKPELLDGTFVFCTIPPSEPVPAAVNPLLTFREQEGTTLVIPREEAEASGLRYAFASRLITLTVHSALDAVGFLAAVTARLAEAGIGVNAVSAFHHDHLFVPAERADEAMTVLRAMSAAK; encoded by the coding sequence GTGACAGGCGAACGCGACCTCGACACGCTGTTGAGAAACATGAAGCCGGAGCTGCTGGACGGCACCTTCGTGTTTTGCACGATCCCACCCAGCGAGCCCGTTCCCGCAGCGGTCAACCCGCTGCTGACGTTCCGCGAGCAGGAAGGAACCACGCTGGTGATCCCGCGCGAAGAAGCCGAGGCGTCAGGCTTACGCTACGCGTTCGCCTCTCGCCTGATCACCCTGACGGTTCACTCCGCACTCGATGCGGTGGGCTTCCTGGCTGCGGTGACGGCCCGCCTGGCCGAAGCCGGCATCGGCGTGAATGCGGTTTCGGCCTTCCACCACGATCATCTTTTCGTGCCTGCTGAGCGTGCCGATGAGGCGATGACAGTTTTGCGAGCTATGTCCGCGGCAAAGTAG
- a CDS encoding DNA polymerase IV, with translation MTVPDTAGPRCFCRDCLADLDMGVRRCSACGSPRLVRHRALAGLTIAHIDCDAFYATVEKRDNPDIADKPVIIGGGKRGVVSAACYIARTYGVRSAMPMYRALEACPHATVIPPDMAKYVRVGREVRQAMQALTPLVEPLSIDEAFLDLSGTERVHGMVPAKVLARFARNIERDIGISVSVGLSCNKFLAKIASDLDKPRGFAALDQEEARSMLAEKPVGFIFGVGPATQERLVQRGFRIIADLQKADEIEMIRQFPSDGRRLWRLARGIDDRRVEPDRGAKTISSETTFETDIRDFATLEKILWRLCEKTSSRLKSSELAGSTVTLKLKTADFRQRTRSQSIAGPTQLAAKIFSICREMLAKEIDGTAFRLMGAGVSALREGSPADDTDMLDRRAAHAERAVDSLRKKFGNSAVIRGIAYDGPETGQQE, from the coding sequence GTGACCGTCCCTGATACGGCCGGACCCCGCTGCTTCTGCCGGGATTGTCTGGCCGATCTGGATATGGGCGTGCGGCGCTGCTCCGCCTGCGGTTCCCCTCGCCTCGTCCGCCACCGCGCGCTCGCAGGCCTGACCATCGCCCATATCGACTGCGACGCCTTCTATGCGACGGTCGAGAAGCGCGACAACCCTGATATCGCCGACAAGCCCGTCATCATCGGCGGCGGCAAGCGCGGTGTGGTGTCGGCCGCCTGCTACATCGCGCGGACCTATGGCGTGCGCTCGGCCATGCCGATGTATAGGGCGCTCGAGGCCTGCCCGCACGCGACCGTGATCCCGCCCGACATGGCCAAGTACGTCCGTGTCGGCCGCGAGGTGCGGCAGGCCATGCAGGCGCTGACGCCGCTGGTCGAACCGCTCTCGATCGACGAGGCCTTCCTCGATCTCTCCGGCACCGAGCGGGTGCACGGCATGGTTCCGGCCAAGGTGCTCGCGCGGTTCGCACGCAACATCGAGCGCGACATCGGCATCTCTGTCTCGGTCGGCCTGTCCTGCAACAAGTTCCTGGCCAAGATCGCCTCCGACCTCGACAAGCCGCGCGGCTTTGCCGCGCTCGATCAGGAGGAAGCCCGTTCGATGCTGGCGGAGAAGCCGGTCGGCTTCATCTTCGGCGTCGGCCCGGCCACGCAGGAGCGCCTCGTGCAGCGCGGCTTCCGCATCATCGCCGACCTGCAAAAGGCCGACGAGATCGAGATGATCCGTCAGTTTCCGAGCGACGGCCGCAGGCTGTGGCGGCTCGCCCGCGGCATCGACGACCGCCGCGTCGAGCCCGATCGGGGCGCCAAGACGATTTCGAGCGAAACCACCTTCGAGACCGACATCCGCGATTTCGCGACGCTGGAGAAGATCCTGTGGCGCCTCTGCGAGAAGACGTCGTCGCGGCTCAAGAGCAGCGAGCTTGCCGGCTCGACCGTGACGCTGAAGCTGAAGACCGCCGATTTCCGCCAGCGCACCCGCTCGCAGTCGATCGCAGGCCCGACGCAGCTTGCCGCCAAGATCTTCTCGATCTGCCGCGAGATGCTGGCGAAGGAGATCGACGGCACCGCCTTCCGCCTGATGGGCGCCGGCGTCAGCGCGCTGCGCGAAGGCTCGCCCGCCGACGACACCGACATGCTCGACCGCCGTGCTGCGCATGCCGAGCGCGCGGTGGACAGTCTGCGCAAGAAGTTCGGTAACTCCGCCGTCATTCGCGGCATCGCGTATGATGGCCCTGAAACAGGACAGCAGGAGTGA
- a CDS encoding cell envelope integrity EipB family protein yields MVHLFRTSIGVMALAAAAFGAGGGAQAASGPFLAHQALYDLSLVKSRSNSINSARGRILYNFTGSSCEGYTSEFRQVSELDSGEGKITLSDLRSNSWEDAAGKSYRFKIETRMNETDAGRVDGSAERDGDHINVKLKLPAPKNFTLDGKIVFPTEQIQRIIAAAKDGKSLLELSVYDGSDDGQKVYNTLTVIGQPIPADRTASPDASTTDEHMKPLKRWPVTVSYFDRESQQKEGEQTPVYAMAFELYENGVSRQLVLDYNDFVISGAMGKFDAKDSKPCN; encoded by the coding sequence ATGGTGCACCTTTTCCGGACTTCGATCGGTGTGATGGCGCTCGCGGCGGCTGCTTTCGGCGCAGGCGGTGGAGCGCAGGCGGCCAGCGGTCCGTTCCTTGCGCACCAGGCGCTCTATGACCTCAGCCTGGTCAAATCGCGCTCCAATTCGATCAACAGCGCGCGCGGCCGCATCCTCTACAATTTCACGGGAAGTTCGTGCGAGGGCTACACCTCCGAATTCCGCCAGGTTTCCGAGCTCGACAGCGGCGAGGGCAAGATCACGCTGAGCGACCTCCGCTCGAACTCCTGGGAGGACGCCGCGGGAAAAAGCTACCGCTTCAAGATCGAGACGCGGATGAACGAGACAGATGCCGGCCGGGTCGACGGTTCGGCCGAGCGCGACGGCGACCACATCAACGTCAAGCTGAAGCTGCCGGCGCCGAAGAATTTCACGCTCGACGGCAAGATCGTGTTCCCGACCGAGCAGATCCAGCGCATCATTGCCGCCGCCAAGGACGGCAAGTCGCTGCTCGAGCTGTCGGTCTATGACGGCTCCGACGACGGCCAGAAGGTCTACAACACGCTGACCGTGATCGGTCAGCCGATTCCCGCCGACCGCACTGCTTCGCCCGATGCATCGACCACGGACGAGCACATGAAGCCGCTCAAGCGCTGGCCGGTTACCGTCAGCTATTTCGACCGCGAGTCCCAGCAGAAGGAAGGCGAGCAGACGCCGGTCTACGCGATGGCGTTCGAGCTCTACGAAAACGGCGTTTCGCGCCAGCTCGTGCTCGATTACAACGATTTCGTGATTTCCGGCGCGATGGGCAAGTTCGACGCCAAGGACAGCAAGCCCTGTAATTGA
- a CDS encoding AzlC family ABC transporter permease, whose protein sequence is MALPPLDSPQWQSSWRAFAWGLRSITQTILTLVLFATYLGIGALAHDTHFSLLWALCSTLFVWAGPAQIILITTLGSGATIIQSAIAVTVSAIRLFPMVVSVLPLMRTSTTKRRELFFAAHLTAVTLWVECHRFLPQVPRERRIAFVNGLGFGLVSVCLTANTVGYFLAANLTQTLGAAILMLTPLSFLFSTARNSREVADVVALTLGVLLYPLAAKMNSGLDILVSGLVAGTIAYGVHWWREVRA, encoded by the coding sequence GTGGCGCTTCCTCCGCTCGATTCCCCTCAATGGCAAAGTTCCTGGCGCGCGTTTGCGTGGGGACTGCGTTCGATCACGCAGACGATCCTCACGCTTGTCCTGTTCGCGACCTATCTCGGCATCGGCGCGCTCGCCCATGACACCCATTTCAGCCTGCTCTGGGCGCTCTGCTCGACGCTGTTCGTCTGGGCCGGCCCCGCGCAGATCATTTTGATCACCACGCTCGGCTCCGGCGCGACCATCATCCAATCGGCGATCGCGGTCACCGTCAGCGCGATCCGGCTGTTTCCCATGGTGGTCTCGGTGCTGCCCCTGATGCGCACGTCGACGACCAAGCGGCGCGAGCTGTTCTTCGCCGCGCATCTTACGGCGGTGACACTGTGGGTCGAATGCCATCGCTTCCTGCCGCAAGTGCCGCGCGAGCGGCGCATCGCCTTCGTCAACGGACTTGGTTTTGGTCTGGTCTCCGTGTGTCTCACCGCCAACACGGTCGGCTATTTCCTTGCCGCCAACCTGACGCAGACGCTCGGCGCCGCGATCCTGATGCTGACGCCGCTGTCGTTCCTGTTCTCGACCGCGCGCAACAGTCGCGAGGTCGCCGACGTCGTCGCGCTGACGCTCGGGGTTCTGCTCTATCCGCTGGCCGCGAAGATGAACTCCGGGCTCGACATTCTCGTCAGCGGTTTGGTGGCCGGCACGATCGCTTATGGCGTGCATTGGTGGCGGGAGGTGCGCGCATGA
- the tsaA gene encoding tRNA (N6-threonylcarbamoyladenosine(37)-N6)-methyltransferase TrmO yields MVRENELREGEVAIELPSTEDAGLVFIGRIRTPWTSRMETPRQGRQDGPVCRLEIFEPFVPAIKGVDFYSNLEVLYWLDKSRRDIVLQSPKNNEKTRGTFSLRSPVRPNPIGTSIVKLVGIEGNAILVRGLDCIDNTPLIDIKPDRCEFTPLAAPQAGDFQTE; encoded by the coding sequence ATGGTTCGCGAAAACGAGCTCCGCGAGGGCGAGGTCGCCATCGAGCTGCCGTCGACGGAGGATGCCGGCCTCGTCTTCATCGGCCGCATCCGCACGCCCTGGACCTCGCGGATGGAGACGCCGCGACAGGGGCGTCAGGACGGCCCGGTGTGCCGGCTCGAGATCTTCGAGCCGTTCGTGCCGGCCATCAAGGGCGTCGATTTCTACAGCAATCTCGAGGTGCTCTACTGGCTCGACAAGTCGCGCCGCGACATCGTCCTGCAAAGCCCGAAGAACAACGAGAAGACCCGCGGCACGTTTTCGCTGCGCTCACCGGTCCGGCCCAACCCGATCGGCACCTCGATCGTCAAGCTCGTCGGCATCGAGGGCAATGCCATTCTGGTGCGCGGGCTCGACTGCATCGACAACACGCCGCTGATCGACATCAAGCCAGATCGTTGCGAATTCACGCCGCTGGCCGCCCCGCAGGCAGGGGATTTTCAGACGGAGTGA
- a CDS encoding RidA family protein, protein MPKLDHLRPSGLHHNPAYSHVVTASGARTIYISGQVSVDEEGRIVGEGDIAAQTTQVMQNLGHALKAAGATYANIVKITTFVVNYKPELRPIIGKARSAFFEGMEPPASTLVGVSALAAPEWLIEIEAIAVAD, encoded by the coding sequence ATGCCCAAGCTCGACCATCTCCGCCCCAGCGGCCTGCATCACAACCCGGCCTATTCCCACGTCGTCACCGCTTCCGGTGCGCGCACCATCTACATCTCCGGCCAAGTGTCGGTGGACGAGGAAGGGCGGATCGTCGGCGAGGGCGATATTGCCGCGCAGACGACGCAGGTGATGCAGAATCTCGGCCATGCGCTGAAGGCGGCCGGCGCGACCTACGCCAACATCGTCAAGATCACGACCTTCGTGGTGAACTACAAGCCGGAGCTGCGCCCGATCATCGGCAAGGCCCGCTCGGCCTTCTTCGAGGGCATGGAGCCGCCCGCCAGCACCCTTGTCGGCGTCTCCGCGCTCGCTGCGCCGGAATGGCTGATCGAGATCGAGGCGATCGCAGTCGCGGATTGA
- a CDS encoding response regulator, producing the protein MAKTVLIVEDNELNMKLFRDLLEAHGYQTSGTSNGYEALDLVRKMRPDLVLMDIQLPQVSGLEVTRWIKDDPELRAIPVVAVTAFAMKGDEERIREGGCEAYLSKPISVGKFIETVRRFIG; encoded by the coding sequence ATGGCTAAGACCGTCCTGATCGTGGAAGACAACGAGCTCAACATGAAGCTCTTCCGCGACCTGTTGGAGGCGCACGGTTACCAGACCTCTGGCACCAGCAACGGCTACGAGGCGCTCGACCTCGTTCGCAAGATGCGGCCCGACCTCGTGCTGATGGATATCCAATTGCCGCAGGTCTCGGGCCTCGAGGTCACGCGCTGGATCAAGGACGATCCGGAGTTGCGCGCCATTCCCGTCGTCGCGGTCACGGCGTTCGCGATGAAGGGCGACGAAGAGCGCATCCGCGAGGGCGGCTGCGAGGCCTATTTGTCCAAGCCGATCTCGGTCGGCAAATTCATTGAGACGGTCCGGCGTTTTATCGGATAG
- a CDS encoding DUF3572 domain-containing protein, with the protein MKKPVHNPREVAEIVAIQALSFVAGDPERLGLFLAETGVGPETLRNAASDPNFLLSVLDFVMRDDATVKAFAATAELHPTNVAAARQVLGDALGDPSWERDVP; encoded by the coding sequence TTGAAAAAGCCTGTTCACAACCCTCGCGAAGTCGCTGAAATCGTTGCGATTCAGGCGCTCTCCTTCGTGGCCGGCGATCCGGAGCGGCTCGGCCTGTTCCTGGCTGAGACAGGCGTCGGTCCGGAGACCCTGCGCAATGCCGCCTCGGACCCGAATTTCCTCCTCAGCGTACTCGATTTCGTGATGCGCGATGACGCCACCGTAAAGGCCTTTGCCGCGACCGCGGAGCTGCATCCGACCAACGTTGCTGCGGCGCGGCAGGTGCTGGGCGACGCGCTCGGCGACCCCTCCTGGGAGCGCGACGTGCCGTGA